In Humulus lupulus chromosome 6, drHumLupu1.1, whole genome shotgun sequence, a single genomic region encodes these proteins:
- the LOC133782207 gene encoding uncharacterized protein LOC133782207, with the protein MNSVPIESTLAESSGSSSSNSSSSQGSVDENRRFNGLRSVKWRINLGILPSSSSPSSVDDLRRVTADSRRRYAGLRRRLLVDPHILKKGNSSSDVVIDNPLSQNPDSTWGRFFRNAELEKMVDQDLSRLYPEHGSYFQTPGCQGMLRRILLLWCLRHSEFGYRQGMHELLAPLLYVLHVDVERLSHVRTVYEDHFMDKFDGLSFQDNDTYNFDFRRSSDYTEDNIDSHENVSKARSLNELDPEIQTIILLSDPYGAEGELGIVISEKFMEHDAYCMFDALMSGANGPVAMAEFFSPSPARESQSGLPPVIEASAALYHLLLFVDPSLHSHLVELGVEPQYFALRWLRVLFGREFSLGGLLTIWDEIFASENKKMDKSGEDDGGSYGVLCSSRGAFISAVAVSMLLHLRSSLLATEHATSCLQRLLNFPENVDLKKLLEKAKSLQTLALKSNISSSSSYDGTFGHSKSMIVRGCSDSIDSSPTSPLSLVSVSYWEEKWRVHHREEELRKDSLKKSVPTQKKGWTDKVKLSLSRTESDPCPRNFVKSKKNPKPSVRRRLLEDLSRELGLEEDMDNVGGHEVSGNTEIISADVEDSREDGFCKEIICTTEDRCSSGNAGSEENSSIFSDPTSPHSETNDHENDSEKSSVASNLSLDENDDHAQSILEDSPLLISHPPADASQKSECKNDSLGNSVTELKEKKPLSSKFQWFWKFGRNGTTEGTSEKGGNSEATKSANEESHQKTSAVSEDDGPGNSSVCSKGDVVDQNVMGTLKNLGHSMLEHIQVIESVFQHDRATQAGSLENFSKNILVGKGQVTAMTALKELRKISNLLSEM; encoded by the exons ATGAATTCAGTTCCGATTGAGTCCACATTGGCTGAATCTTCGGGGTCGTCAAGCTCGAATTCCTCTTCTTCTCAGGGATCTGTGGATGAGAATCGCCGGTTCAATGGACTTAGAAGCGTAAAGTGGCGTATAAATCTTGGGATTTTGCCGTCGTCTTCTTCGCCTTCTTCCGTTGATGATCTTCGTCGCGTCACAGCTGATTCTCGTAGAAG ATATGCTGGATTAAGAAGACGCCTTCTTGTTGATCCACATATTCTAAAGAAAGGAAATAGTTCTTCTGATGTTGTCATTGACAATCCACTGTCACAAAATCCAG ATAGCACCTGGGGTCGATTCTTTCGAAATGCGGAACTGGAGAAAATGGTTGACCAGGATTTATCCAGGTTATACCCAGAACATGGGAGCTACTTCCAGACACCAGGATGCCAAGGCATGTTAAGAAGAATCTTGTTATTGTGGTGCCTTAGACATTCTGAGTTTGGCTACAGACAAG gAATGCATGAACTCTTGGCTCCTCTTCTATATGTTCTTCATGTTGATGTGGAGCGTCTTTCACATGTGCGAACAGTCTATGAAGATCACTTCATGGACAAATTTGATGGTCTATCATTTCAAGACAATGATACATATAATTTTGATTTCAGAAGATCTTCTGATTATACAGAAGATAACATTGACTCCCATGAAAATGTGTCAAAAGCAAGGAGTCTTAATGAGCTTGATCCTGAGATACAGACAATAATATTACTAAGTGACCCTTATGGCGCTGAAGGTGAGTTGGGTATTGTTATTTCAGAGAAATTTATGGAGCATGATGCTTATTGCATGTTTGATGCTTTGATGAGTGGAGCCAATGGTCCAGTCGCCATGGCAGAGTTCTTCTCTCCATCTCCTGCTCGTGAATCTCAATCTGGCTTACCCCCAGTGATTGAAGCTTCTGCTGCATTGTATCATCTATTGTTGTTTGTTGATCCATCTCTCCACAGCCACCTAGTGGAGCTCGGTGTTGAGCCACAGTATTTTGCGCTCCGCTGGTTGCGAGTCCTATTTGGACGTGAATTTTCACTGGGAGGTCTCTTGACAATTTGGGATGAGATATTTGcatcagaaaataaaaaaatggacAAAAGTGGTGAAGATGATGGAGGCTCGTATGGGGTCCTTTGTTCTTCTCGAGGAGCATTTATCTCAGCCGTGGCAGTTTCCATGTTACTTCATTTGAGATCTTCCTTACTTGCCACTGAGCATGCTACTTCATGTCTTCAGAGATTATTGAATTTCCCTGAGAATGTGGATTTGAAAAAGCTGTTGGAGAAAGCCAAGTCTCTGCAGACTCTTGCATTGAAGAGTAATATCTCATCTTCATCCTCTTATGATGGGACTTTTGGCCACTCTAAATCTATGATTGTGAGAGGTTGCAGTGATTCAATTGATTCTTCTCCAACGTCTCCATTAAGTCTGGTATCTGTAAGTTATTGGGAAGAGAAGTGGAGAGTTCACCATAGAGAAGAAGAACTAAGAAAAGATAGCTTGAAGAAAAGTGTTCCAACACAGAAGAAAGGATGGACAGATAAAGTAAAATTAAGCCTGTCTAGAACAGAGTCAGACCCATGTCCAAGGAATTTTGTGAAAAGCAAAAAGAACCCTAAGCCATCTGTTAGGCGACGATTGCTGGAAGATCTTTCCCGGGAACTTGGTTTAGAAGAAGATATGGACAATGTAGGCGGTCATGAAGTTTCAGGCAACACGGAAATTATTTCAGCAGATGTAGAAGACAGTAGAGAAGATGGCTTTTGTAAGGAAATTATCTGCACTACTGAGGATAGATGTTCAAGTGGAAATGCTGGAAGTGAAGAAAATTCATCTATTTTCTCAGATCCAACAAGTCCTCATAGTGAGACTAATGATCATGAAAATGATTCAGAGAAAAGTAGTGTTGCATCTAATTTGTCCCTTGATGAGAATGATGATCATGCCCAGAGTATTCTGGAGGATTCACCTCTTCTAATTTCTCACCCCCCCGCGGATGCCTCTCAAAAATCTGAATGCAAAAATGATTCCCTGGGAAATTCAGTCACGGAGTTAAAGGAGAAAAAGCCTCTTTCAAGTAAATTCCAATGGTTTTGGAAGTTTGGAAGGAATGGCACTACCGAAGGCACATCTGAGAAAGGAGGCAATTCTGAGGCTACAAAGTCTGCCAATGAAGAAAGTCATCAGAAAACTTCAGCTGTCTCCGAGGATGATGGGCCTGGTAATTCTTCTGTTTGCTCCAAAGGAGATGTCGTTGATCAGAATGTGATGGGTACTTTAAAGAATCTTGGGCATTCTATGCTCGAACATATTCAG GTAATTGAGTCAGTCTTCCAACATGATAGGGCGACTCAAGCAGGGTCGCTGGAGAACTTCTCGAAAAACATTCTAGTAGGCAAAGGACAAGTAACAGCAATGACAGCTCTCAAGGAGCTCCGAAAAATAAGCAATCTTTTATCAGAGATGTGA
- the LOC133782208 gene encoding putative pentatricopeptide repeat-containing protein At3g15130 — protein sequence MLKAESIASLLHRCSIVKVLRGGLSLHAAVFKTGMESDAFISNHVLNMYAKCGDVLSARQVFDEMSQRNTVSWSALISGYEQAGECLMALDLFSEMWFVPNEYIYSSAISACAKLMALSQGQQIHAQALKVGYASVSFVFNSLISMYMKCSIYNDAFSVHECTLEQNLVSYNALIGGFLENKQSGRGFEVFKLIQQRGLVPDSFSFTGALEICANLNSLQAGMLLHCQTVKLNLDSNNLVGNVIVAMYSRFNLVEEAEKVFRVIEEKDVVSWNTLITACVHCADHAQGLRVFKQMNGLRPDDFTFASVLAACAGLASIKHGKQIHAHLTRTRPYQDVGVGNALVSMYAKCGSIEYAYKVFDKMACHNLLSWNTIIAGFANHGLGQRAVEVFEQMKKIGEKPDSVTFVGLLMACSHGGLVDLGKSILNCMEETYGIKPGVEHFSCQIDMLGRAGRLAEAEECVRKSPFKHDQVVLGSLLSACRLHGDVAIGEYVARHLLNLEFVSTSCYVLLSSLYASDEMWGDCAKAKKLLNGSGLKKEPGHSLVEVNGSLEKFTVGNFSHSRIEEIKIVLRSLRCPIGEVFLDIT from the coding sequence ATGCTTAAAGCAGAAAGCATCGCCTCCCTTTTGCACCGTTGCTCCATTGTCAAGGTACTACGAGGCGGTCTTTCTCTCCATGCTGCTGTCTTTAAGACAGGCATGGAGTCTGATGCTTTCATCTCTAACCATGTTCTGAATATGTACGCGAAGTGTGGTGATGTTCTTTCTGCGCGTCAAGTGTTCGACGAAATGTCCCAAAGAAACACTGTTTCTTGGTCAGCTTTAATATCTGGCTATGAGCAAGCCGGGGAGTGTTTAATGGCACTTGACCTGTTTTCTGAGATGTGGTTTGTTCCTAACGAGTACATATATTCCAGTGCCATCAGTGCTTGTGCCAAACTCATGGCATTGTCACAGGGGCAACAGATCCATGCTCAAGCGCTCAAGGTTGGCTATGCATCCGTTTCATTCGTTTTTAATTCACTCATTTCAATGTACATGAAATGTAGTATCTATAATGATGCTTTTTCGGTCCATGAATGTACACTGGAGCAGAATTTGGTATCTTACAATGCTTTAATTGGTGGATTTCTAGAAAATAAACAATCTGGAAGAGGGTTTGAAGTGTTCAAATTAATTCAACAGCGAGGCCTTGTTCCAGATAGTTTTTCTTTCACAGGAGCATTGGAAATTTGCGCCAATTTGAACAGTTTACAGGCAGGAATGTTGTTGCATTGTCAAACAGTTAAGCTTAATCTCGACTCCAACAATCTCGTTGGGAACGTGATTGTTGCAATGTACTCGAGGTTCAATCTGGTAGAAGAAGCTGAGAAAGTCTTTAGAGTAATAGAAGAGAAGGATGTGGTTTCATGGAATACCCTTATCACTGCATGTGTTCATTGTGCTGACCATGCTCAAGGGTTAAGAGTTTTTAAACAGATGAATGGTTTAAGGCCAGATGACTTCACTTTCGCGAGTGTCCTTGCAGCCTGTGCAGGGCTTGCTTCCATTAAACATGGGAAGCAAATACATGCTCACCTAACAAGGACAAGGCCGTATCAAGATGTGGGAGTTGGTAATGCCTTGGTTAGTATGTATGCTAAATGTGGCTCCATAGAGTATGCATACAAAGTATTTGACAAAATGGCCTGTCATAATCTTCTTTCATGGAATACTATAATTGCCGGGTTTGCGAATCACGGGCTTGGACAACGAGCTGTAGAAGTTTTTGAGCAAATGAAAAAAATTGGTGAAAAACCAGACTCAGTCACGTTCGTGGGACTTTTAATGGCTTGCAGCCATGGAGGGCTGGTGGATTTGGGAAAATCAATCTTGAATTGTATGGAGGAAACTTATGGGATTAAACCTGGTGTAGAACATTTCTCATGCCAAATTGATATGTTGGGACGAGCCGGGAGATTGGCTGAGGCTGAAGAATGCGTGAGGAAATCTCCCTTCAAGCATGATCAAGTTGTTCTGGGAAGCTTACTTTCGGCATGCAGGCTGCATGGAGATGTTGCTATTGGAGAATATGTAGCCAGACATCTCCTAAATCTTGAGTTTGTTAGTACGTCGTGTTATGTTTTATTATCAAGTTTGTATGCCTCGGATGAGATGTGGGGTGATTGTGCAAAGGCGAAGAAGTTGTTGAATGGTAGTGGATTGAAAAAGGAACCTGGCCATAGTCTGGTAGAAGTGAATGGAAGTCTTGAAAAATTTACAGTAGGGAATTTTTCTCATTCAAGGATTGAAGAGATAAAGATCGTACTCAGAAGTTTACGTTGTCCTATAGGTGAAGTTTTTCTAGATATCACTTAG